One window of Flavobacteriales bacterium genomic DNA carries:
- a CDS encoding T9SS type B sorting domain-containing protein, producing the protein MLRTVFFILLFWGVLLSNIDARAGNIEFIENGGQWPEQVLYKVGLSTGGFYLEKGGFMYSLMDLQAIREAHDHHTPFPETIQAHAFRMTFVNANTEAATKTTERSTNYRNYYLGNDPTKWASKVYAYQTVQYVSLYDGIDLKVYSNGEHLKYDLMVAPNADLGQLQMHYEGLDGMRILENGDLELSNSVVNVFEKKPVAYQMIGDERVEVPCAFELNGETVTFIFPEGYDPTRELIIDPELVFASFTGSTTDNFGSSATFDNSGYLYGAGTSFGDGYPVTTGAYSQPAAGHTDIGISKFSPDGSSLAYSTFIGGSNAESVNSLIVNGNNELYILGTSSSLDYPISNNAFQTTNGRGPSVNWTVLPQYNYAYGYGIDHDLGCDIVITRLAADGSAILSSTFVGGTLNDGLNPNTILYYNYGDPFRGEINLDDAGNVYVASSTESTDFPVTSGAVQTTNAGGRDGVVFKMNPNLSNMIWSTYVGGSSTDNAYSIQFDQGGSPVIAGGTLSSDFPTTSGSLHPTYGGQGDGWVMKLAANGSSITASSYIGTDKYDQAYFVQIDPDNNVFLLGQSLGNMPITPASVYHNNNSCQFIQKLDNSLSNLLVSSTIGTGRGVIDFSPTAFLVSNCYQIFVSGWGGATNHVIGNAVQSSTVGLPITSDAHQSTSDGSDFYLMMLEEDVAALTYGTFFGGPVSEEHVDGGTSRFDKNGIVYEAVCAGCDGHSDFPTTPGAWSNTNNSSNCNLGVFKFNLNQIIAVPDFYLNLQNCDFPMEVDFTNQSTGANTFLWTFGDGETSSYFEGNHYYTDPGHYEISLYASDSAGCLVPDTGYVEFDIPEPPVISVFGGDTICARDTVPLGVEGIGIVSYEWNPAATVDDPSSTQPNASPSETTAYLVTATDSVGCTVTDTVLVVVSEPPYLSVGDDAYLEPGVNGSLTASVQVGSTIEWSPTEGLSCITCPDPIANPEETTTYYITITDELGCTNIDSIIVYAYPTIYVPNAFTPGGNEKNPIFYAYGRGIADFTLTIFNRWGQMIFQSNELDKGWDGTMNGRDVQTGVYVWTLQYTTDIAPMDVHKKIGTVTLLRNVY; encoded by the coding sequence GTGCTACGCACAGTCTTTTTCATCCTTCTTTTTTGGGGCGTGCTCTTATCCAACATTGATGCGCGGGCGGGGAATATTGAATTTATTGAGAATGGTGGCCAATGGCCGGAACAGGTCCTTTACAAGGTAGGTCTTTCCACAGGCGGGTTTTACTTGGAGAAAGGCGGGTTCATGTACTCATTGATGGATCTGCAGGCCATCCGCGAAGCGCACGACCACCATACGCCCTTTCCGGAGACCATTCAGGCGCATGCCTTTCGAATGACCTTCGTGAATGCCAATACCGAGGCCGCAACCAAAACAACCGAGCGCTCTACCAACTATCGCAATTACTATTTGGGGAACGACCCAACGAAATGGGCTTCCAAGGTTTATGCGTACCAAACGGTGCAGTACGTCTCGCTTTACGATGGCATTGACCTGAAAGTGTATAGCAACGGTGAGCATTTGAAATACGACCTGATGGTGGCCCCGAATGCCGACCTGGGCCAACTGCAAATGCATTATGAGGGATTGGACGGAATGAGAATCCTTGAAAATGGCGACCTGGAACTGAGCAACTCGGTGGTCAATGTTTTTGAGAAGAAACCGGTGGCGTATCAGATGATCGGAGATGAGCGGGTTGAGGTTCCGTGTGCGTTTGAATTGAACGGAGAAACCGTGACGTTCATTTTTCCGGAAGGATATGACCCGACCCGCGAACTGATCATTGACCCCGAACTGGTTTTCGCCTCCTTTACGGGATCGACCACGGACAACTTTGGAAGTTCTGCCACCTTTGACAATAGCGGGTACCTGTATGGCGCAGGAACCAGTTTCGGAGACGGCTATCCGGTGACCACCGGAGCTTACAGCCAACCGGCTGCCGGACATACGGACATCGGTATCAGCAAATTCAGCCCTGACGGCTCATCCTTGGCGTATTCCACCTTTATAGGTGGTTCGAATGCCGAATCGGTGAACAGCCTTATTGTGAATGGCAATAATGAGCTGTACATATTGGGAACCTCCAGTAGTTTGGATTACCCGATCAGCAACAACGCCTTTCAAACCACCAATGGCAGAGGACCTTCCGTCAATTGGACCGTATTGCCCCAATACAATTATGCCTACGGCTATGGAATTGACCATGATCTGGGATGCGACATCGTGATCACGCGATTGGCTGCGGATGGATCGGCCATTCTATCATCCACTTTTGTTGGAGGCACTTTGAATGACGGACTGAACCCAAACACGATCCTCTACTACAACTATGGCGATCCTTTCAGAGGCGAGATCAACCTTGATGATGCCGGAAACGTGTATGTGGCCAGCTCCACGGAATCGACCGATTTTCCCGTGACATCGGGTGCGGTGCAGACCACGAATGCGGGAGGCCGCGATGGGGTGGTTTTTAAGATGAATCCGAATCTTTCGAACATGATCTGGTCCACGTACGTGGGAGGTTCTTCTACCGATAACGCCTATTCCATCCAGTTCGATCAAGGCGGAAGCCCCGTGATCGCAGGTGGTACGTTGAGCAGCGATTTTCCGACCACCAGCGGTTCGTTGCATCCTACCTATGGCGGGCAAGGCGATGGCTGGGTGATGAAACTTGCGGCCAACGGAAGCAGCATTACCGCCAGCAGTTACATCGGAACCGACAAGTACGATCAGGCCTATTTTGTGCAGATAGACCCGGACAATAACGTTTTCCTGCTTGGTCAGAGCCTTGGGAATATGCCGATCACTCCGGCATCCGTTTATCACAACAATAACAGCTGCCAGTTCATTCAGAAACTGGACAATTCATTGAGCAATCTCCTCGTGTCCTCCACGATCGGAACAGGCCGCGGAGTGATCGATTTCTCGCCAACGGCCTTCCTTGTCAGTAACTGCTACCAGATATTCGTTTCGGGCTGGGGCGGTGCCACCAACCACGTTATCGGTAATGCGGTGCAGAGTTCCACGGTGGGGCTTCCAATCACTTCCGATGCCCACCAGTCCACCAGCGATGGCAGCGACTTTTACCTGATGATGCTGGAAGAAGACGTAGCCGCACTGACCTACGGAACTTTCTTTGGCGGACCTGTGAGCGAAGAACACGTGGACGGTGGCACCAGCCGATTTGACAAGAACGGGATCGTATATGAGGCCGTGTGTGCCGGATGTGACGGCCACAGTGATTTCCCTACCACACCGGGCGCGTGGTCCAACACCAACAATTCCAGCAACTGCAACTTGGGCGTGTTCAAGTTCAACCTGAACCAGATCATTGCCGTTCCGGATTTCTACCTCAACCTGCAGAACTGCGACTTTCCGATGGAGGTGGATTTCACCAACCAGAGTACAGGGGCCAACACATTTCTGTGGACCTTCGGTGATGGGGAAACCTCCTCTTATTTTGAGGGCAACCACTATTACACCGACCCCGGGCATTACGAAATCTCACTGTATGCGTCCGACTCGGCAGGCTGCCTGGTTCCCGACACGGGTTATGTGGAATTCGACATTCCTGAACCACCGGTCATCTCGGTATTCGGAGGCGATACCATCTGCGCGCGCGATACCGTTCCGTTGGGCGTGGAAGGCATTGGTATCGTTTCGTACGAATGGAACCCGGCCGCTACGGTAGATGACCCATCCTCCACCCAACCGAATGCGTCCCCTTCAGAAACCACGGCCTACTTGGTTACCGCCACCGATTCGGTTGGCTGCACCGTTACCGACACGGTTCTGGTGGTGGTATCGGAGCCGCCTTACCTGAGTGTTGGGGATGATGCCTATTTGGAACCAGGAGTAAATGGAAGTCTTACGGCCAGCGTTCAAGTTGGCAGTACTATCGAATGGTCTCCGACCGAAGGTTTGAGCTGCATTACCTGTCCCGACCCGATCGCCAATCCGGAGGAGACCACCACGTATTACATCACCATTACAGATGAGCTGGGCTGTACCAACATCGACTCGATCATCGTTTATGCCTACCCGACCATCTATGTGCCGAACGCCTTTACACCGGGCGGCAACGAGAAGAATCCGATCTTCTATGCGTACGGCCGTGGCATTGCCGATTTCACGCTGACCATCTTCAACCGTTGGGGACAGATGATCTTCCAATCGAACGAGCTTGATAAAGGCTGGGACGGCACCATGAACGGACGGGACGTGCAGACCGGAGTGTATGTGTGGACGCTTCAGTACACCACCGACATTGCTCCGATGGATGTGCATAAGAAGATCGGTACGGTTACGCTGCTGCGGAACGTTTACTGA
- a CDS encoding cytochrome-c peroxidase — MKKAIIWIIVSALVFVVGVYIGKVKYSASGPAAPPPTFFEGGDGTMSIDASEKNVIEVHAGESIQDAVGKANSGDLIRVYPGTYHETVYIDKDGISLQGVIQKGKWPTLDGSENGEKVLNDAILYSGSNTLIENFKIVQYKGNGIMGQAGNNFLIRNNWIVESGVYGIFPEFGKNGLIEHNVLSGIADAAIYVGMCDNIDVKYNEVFESVAGIEIENCRHALVEGNYTHDNTGGILAFITPGLPIKTCKDVIIRNNYMVNNNHENFGKPGAIISMLPPGSGLIIMAADEVVVENNIISGNDNAGISITDLSFGSQISKDPEADPNPDNLVILDNVMFDNGNNPVADVKAAMATLMETKGPDILAYGGGTGSCIRNRDMYRTWGLDNFASCELSSTANVKSYLLSEPVAPRDIETEEKGKMAFYGVCSGCHAYDVRMIGPPVQTIQAMYKGNPQGIADYIANPVHRRDDYEEMPPQNYLTEETRLAVAEYLLSIEPKKKKK, encoded by the coding sequence ATGAAAAAAGCCATCATTTGGATCATTGTATCTGCACTCGTTTTCGTTGTGGGAGTGTATATCGGAAAGGTGAAATATTCCGCTTCTGGACCTGCCGCTCCACCACCGACATTCTTCGAGGGCGGTGACGGAACCATGTCGATTGACGCGTCTGAAAAGAACGTGATCGAAGTGCACGCAGGAGAATCCATTCAGGATGCGGTTGGAAAGGCGAATTCGGGTGACCTCATCCGCGTCTATCCGGGAACGTATCACGAAACGGTGTACATCGATAAGGACGGCATCAGCCTGCAAGGCGTGATCCAAAAAGGCAAATGGCCCACGTTGGATGGCAGCGAGAATGGCGAGAAAGTGCTGAACGATGCGATCCTTTACTCAGGTTCGAACACGCTGATCGAGAACTTCAAGATCGTTCAGTACAAGGGCAACGGCATCATGGGGCAGGCGGGCAACAACTTCCTTATCCGCAACAACTGGATCGTGGAATCGGGCGTTTACGGCATTTTCCCTGAGTTTGGAAAGAACGGACTGATCGAGCATAACGTGCTGAGCGGCATTGCCGATGCGGCCATTTATGTGGGCATGTGCGACAATATTGACGTGAAATACAATGAGGTGTTCGAAAGCGTGGCCGGAATTGAGATCGAGAACTGCCGTCACGCGTTGGTGGAAGGAAACTACACACACGACAACACGGGCGGAATTCTGGCTTTCATTACGCCTGGACTTCCGATCAAAACGTGCAAGGATGTCATCATCCGAAACAACTATATGGTGAACAACAACCACGAGAATTTCGGCAAGCCGGGAGCCATCATTTCCATGCTGCCTCCGGGAAGCGGTCTCATCATCATGGCTGCCGATGAAGTAGTGGTGGAGAACAACATCATTTCTGGAAACGACAATGCAGGAATCAGCATCACCGACCTGAGTTTCGGTTCGCAGATCTCGAAAGATCCGGAAGCGGATCCAAACCCGGACAACTTGGTGATCTTGGACAACGTGATGTTTGACAACGGCAACAATCCTGTGGCAGATGTGAAAGCTGCGATGGCCACGCTGATGGAAACCAAAGGTCCGGACATTCTTGCCTACGGTGGCGGTACCGGAAGTTGCATCCGCAACCGCGATATGTACCGGACGTGGGGCTTGGACAATTTCGCTTCATGCGAACTTTCAAGCACGGCCAATGTGAAATCGTATCTGCTTTCTGAGCCAGTTGCACCTCGCGACATCGAAACAGAAGAGAAAGGAAAGATGGCGTTCTACGGAGTTTGTTCCGGTTGCCACGCGTATGATGTGCGCATGATCGGACCTCCCGTTCAGACCATTCAGGCCATGTACAAGGGCAATCCGCAGGGCATTGCCGATTACATTGCCAATCCGGTGCACAGACGGGATGACTACGAAGAAATGCCTCCTCAGAACTACCTCACCGAGGAAACACGTTTGGCCGTTGCCGAGTACCTGCTCAGCATCGAGCCCAAAAAGAAAAAGAAATAA
- a CDS encoding NAD(P)-binding protein, producing MATGTPWKRLEKKTGYDAIVIGSGLGAMTFGAIMAKMGKKVLLLEKHYVAGGFTHVFKRKDYEWDVGIHYVGDVHQEFTFMSILFDYITDHQLKWQEMDEVYDRIILGENVYDFKSGKENFIEMLYERFPGEEEAIDNYIKAVYAASGSNKKFFQEKALPTILSKLFGGLLTKKYNEWSDKTTKEVLDGITDNEELKAVLAGQYGDHGMPPAESSFAIQSVVNKHYWKGGAFPIGGCQRIAETIIPVIEKAGGAVAVRAGVEKIIVENGKATGVLMEDGTVLNAPMIVSGAGYLNTMEKLLDKDVQKAIGFDAKNSVARSVSHVCLYVGLKENLRELGIGNTNYWVYPHNDHDRGVKEYMEDPSKPFPITYISFPSLKDPEWEARYPGKSTIEMITLAPYEWFEKWEDERWKHRGEEYEAYKEEFSQRLLKELYKQFPQLEGKVDYYELSTPLSTKHFVNYEKGEIYGLDHSPARFRQTELRPKTPIKNLYLTGQDIVTVGIGGALMSGLLTAAHVTTSFRLAENIADTVMKEREKMKSEMVSNHE from the coding sequence ATGGCAACAGGAACTCCTTGGAAACGACTTGAAAAGAAAACGGGCTACGATGCCATTGTCATTGGTTCGGGGCTTGGTGCCATGACCTTCGGGGCCATCATGGCCAAGATGGGTAAGAAGGTGCTGTTGCTCGAAAAGCATTATGTGGCAGGCGGTTTCACACACGTTTTCAAGCGGAAAGATTACGAGTGGGACGTGGGTATTCACTACGTGGGAGATGTGCATCAGGAGTTCACGTTCATGAGTATTCTCTTCGATTACATCACCGACCATCAACTCAAATGGCAGGAGATGGACGAGGTGTATGATCGCATCATTCTCGGTGAGAATGTGTACGATTTCAAATCGGGAAAAGAGAATTTCATTGAGATGCTCTACGAGCGTTTTCCAGGTGAGGAAGAGGCCATCGACAACTACATCAAAGCCGTTTATGCCGCAAGTGGCTCCAATAAGAAATTCTTTCAGGAGAAGGCGTTGCCGACCATTCTCAGCAAGCTCTTCGGAGGTCTTCTCACGAAGAAATACAACGAGTGGTCGGATAAGACCACAAAGGAGGTTCTGGATGGAATTACCGATAATGAAGAGCTGAAAGCGGTACTTGCCGGGCAGTACGGAGACCATGGCATGCCTCCTGCCGAAAGCAGTTTTGCCATTCAATCTGTGGTGAACAAGCATTATTGGAAAGGCGGTGCGTTTCCCATTGGTGGCTGCCAGCGTATTGCAGAGACCATCATTCCTGTGATTGAGAAAGCGGGCGGAGCGGTTGCCGTGCGGGCCGGGGTGGAAAAGATCATTGTGGAAAACGGAAAAGCCACGGGCGTACTGATGGAAGATGGAACCGTGCTGAACGCTCCGATGATCGTGAGCGGTGCAGGTTACCTGAACACGATGGAAAAACTGCTCGACAAGGACGTTCAGAAAGCCATTGGTTTTGATGCCAAGAACTCCGTGGCGCGATCGGTGTCGCACGTTTGTCTGTATGTCGGATTGAAGGAAAACCTCCGCGAACTCGGCATCGGCAACACCAATTATTGGGTGTATCCGCACAACGATCACGACCGTGGCGTGAAGGAGTATATGGAGGATCCGAGCAAACCGTTCCCGATCACTTACATTTCATTCCCCTCGCTGAAAGATCCAGAATGGGAAGCGCGTTATCCTGGCAAGAGCACCATTGAAATGATCACGCTGGCACCTTATGAATGGTTCGAGAAATGGGAAGATGAGCGTTGGAAGCACCGTGGTGAAGAGTACGAAGCATACAAGGAGGAATTCTCGCAGCGATTGCTGAAGGAACTCTACAAGCAGTTTCCGCAGCTGGAGGGAAAAGTGGATTACTACGAACTTTCCACACCGCTTTCCACCAAGCATTTCGTGAACTATGAGAAAGGAGAAATTTACGGCCTCGACCACTCCCCTGCCCGATTCCGCCAAACGGAACTTCGACCCAAAACACCGATCAAAAATCTGTATCTCACGGGTCAAGATATTGTGACCGTTGGTATTGGGGGTGCATTGATGAGCGGACTGCTGACCGCAGCGCACGTTACCACCAGTTTCAGGCTGGCCGAGAACATTGCAGATACCGTGATGAAGGAGCGGGAAAAGATGAAATCAGAAATGGTTTCGAATCACGAATAA
- a CDS encoding SDR family NAD(P)-dependent oxidoreductase produces MNEKTVVITGGNAGIGKATAIALAKKGASIVITSRSEEKAKEAVAEIKKSSGNEKIDFVTIDLSSQKSVREAAEKLKAKCPKIDVLINNAGCYFSELKLNDAGLEMQFATNHLGHFLLTNLLMENLKATDKARIVNLASIAHKSTRELDLNDINFEKSGYGGWKSYSRSKFCNILFTRELAKRLEGTGITANAVHPGGVRTEIAEKNANWFTKLGWILTKPLMVSVEDGAKTSVYLASSDEVEGKTGGYWVKCKQYYSNRPSQDPETAAALWKKSEELVGQEFPLK; encoded by the coding sequence ATGAACGAAAAAACCGTTGTCATAACTGGCGGAAACGCTGGAATCGGGAAAGCCACGGCCATTGCGCTGGCCAAGAAAGGTGCTTCCATTGTCATCACTTCCCGTTCGGAAGAAAAAGCGAAGGAAGCCGTTGCCGAGATCAAGAAATCGTCAGGAAACGAGAAGATTGATTTTGTGACCATCGACCTGAGTTCGCAGAAATCCGTTCGGGAAGCAGCGGAGAAACTGAAGGCGAAATGCCCGAAGATCGATGTGCTGATCAATAATGCGGGCTGCTATTTCTCGGAATTGAAACTGAATGATGCTGGATTGGAAATGCAGTTCGCCACCAACCATTTGGGGCATTTTCTACTAACTAATCTGTTGATGGAAAACCTGAAAGCTACGGACAAAGCACGCATCGTCAACCTTGCTTCCATCGCACACAAATCAACCAGAGAGCTGGACCTGAATGACATCAATTTCGAGAAGTCGGGTTACGGAGGCTGGAAGTCGTACTCCCGTTCCAAATTCTGCAATATTCTGTTTACCAGAGAGTTGGCCAAACGCTTGGAAGGAACAGGAATCACCGCCAACGCGGTGCATCCAGGCGGAGTGCGAACGGAAATTGCCGAGAAGAACGCCAACTGGTTCACCAAACTGGGATGGATTCTCACCAAACCGCTGATGGTTTCGGTAGAGGATGGTGCCAAAACATCCGTGTATCTCGCTTCTTCCGATGAAGTGGAAGGAAAAACAGGCGGTTATTGGGTCAAATGCAAACAGTATTACAGCAACCGACCATCGCAAGACCCCGAAACAGCAGCAGCACTTTGGAAGAAAAGCGAAGAACTGGTCGGACAGGAATTCCCACTCAAATGA
- a CDS encoding cytochrome-c peroxidase, with amino-acid sequence MRNALAGVTFFIATLSVALVSCEKDVIPNDAEDATELASTATGDLSLCETCPPGFELTEEGVCRLRSMYQQYKSLEDQGVGGLKTALPEYRDGFTPQQIDLGRYLFFDPVLSKDGTVSCASCHQPEKGFSDGLGTSVGIGGQAVKRGAPSLWNVAFLKLFFWDGRAHSLEEQMQGPLFAENEMSTTPEKLISTLNGIENYRKLFHEAFPKSSEEIELNEIYLAIAAFETSLISLNSRYDQYAHGFHGALNQNEIEGMNVFRSFVARCAECHTPPLFTNQQLAVLGTPEPDGRELDPGAQVPYNDPTLRAAFKVPSLRNVAKTAPYMHSGNFKTLRETVEFYTMGRGHAVPEGENLYLHWHIWEPELSDNELDRLVDFLQTLTDESFMPKRPDRLPSSP; translated from the coding sequence ATGAGAAACGCGCTCGCAGGCGTTACGTTCTTCATAGCAACCCTTTCGGTTGCGCTGGTTTCCTGCGAGAAAGATGTGATTCCGAACGATGCGGAAGATGCAACCGAACTTGCATCCACCGCTACTGGCGATCTCAGTCTCTGTGAAACCTGTCCGCCCGGTTTTGAACTGACCGAAGAAGGCGTTTGCCGATTGCGGTCGATGTACCAGCAGTACAAATCGTTGGAAGACCAAGGCGTTGGCGGACTGAAAACCGCGCTGCCCGAATACCGAGATGGCTTCACCCCACAACAGATCGACCTTGGGCGTTACCTGTTCTTCGACCCTGTTCTTTCCAAGGACGGAACGGTGAGCTGTGCTTCGTGCCATCAACCCGAAAAGGGTTTCAGCGATGGTTTGGGAACAAGCGTGGGAATTGGTGGACAAGCGGTAAAGCGCGGTGCACCAAGCCTTTGGAATGTGGCATTTCTGAAACTCTTCTTCTGGGATGGAAGAGCGCATTCTTTGGAAGAGCAGATGCAAGGACCGCTATTTGCCGAAAATGAAATGAGTACCACGCCTGAAAAATTGATCTCAACGCTGAACGGTATTGAGAACTACCGCAAGCTGTTCCATGAGGCTTTTCCAAAGTCGAGCGAGGAAATTGAACTGAACGAGATCTATCTCGCGATAGCTGCGTTCGAAACTTCGCTCATCTCGCTCAACAGCAGATACGATCAATATGCGCATGGCTTTCATGGCGCGCTGAATCAGAATGAAATTGAAGGAATGAACGTGTTCCGCTCGTTTGTGGCGCGATGCGCGGAATGCCACACGCCACCGCTTTTTACCAATCAGCAATTGGCGGTGCTGGGCACGCCCGAACCTGACGGACGGGAACTCGATCCCGGAGCGCAGGTTCCATACAACGACCCAACGTTGCGGGCAGCATTCAAGGTTCCAAGCCTGCGGAATGTGGCCAAGACCGCGCCTTACATGCATTCGGGAAATTTCAAAACGCTGCGCGAAACAGTTGAGTTCTACACCATGGGTCGCGGGCATGCTGTTCCCGAAGGCGAGAACCTGTATCTGCATTGGCACATTTGGGAGCCAGAGCTTTCTGACAATGAATTGGACCGATTGGTGGATTTTCTGCAAACACTTACAGATGAAAGCTTTATGCCGAAACGCCCAGATCGATTACCTTCATCGCCTTGA
- a CDS encoding c-type cytochrome, which produces MKSVLLYRNFKHNCASSQSINYTMRITFISLGILLATIAFSGCGNKTEETKKAAPPGTVEPTAESTGNAAKGKSLYMTCTTCHGQQAEGMRALGAPALADQEPYYLHQQLQNFRTNKRGVHAKDTYGAQMAPMAKTLDSQGIDDVIAYIKTFPSPKVEPTLEGGDAENGKAYYNMICGACHGPGAVGIESLHSPRLVGLQDWYIQRQLNNFRDSIRGNEPGDTYGAQMLQIAADIPDDQTVSDLIAYINSLSAE; this is translated from the coding sequence GTGAAATCCGTACTACTTTACAGGAATTTCAAGCACAATTGCGCATCTTCGCAATCAATCAACTACACGATGCGCATCACGTTCATTTCTCTCGGCATTTTATTGGCCACTATAGCCTTTTCGGGCTGCGGAAACAAAACAGAAGAAACCAAAAAAGCTGCTCCTCCCGGAACGGTAGAGCCAACCGCAGAATCCACTGGAAATGCGGCAAAAGGGAAATCGCTTTACATGACCTGCACCACCTGCCACGGGCAACAGGCAGAAGGAATGCGCGCTTTGGGTGCTCCTGCGCTGGCCGATCAGGAACCATATTATCTGCATCAGCAGCTACAGAATTTCAGAACGAACAAGCGTGGCGTTCATGCAAAAGACACCTACGGAGCGCAGATGGCACCGATGGCAAAGACATTGGACAGCCAAGGCATTGATGATGTGATCGCGTACATCAAGACCTTTCCGTCACCGAAAGTGGAGCCCACGTTGGAAGGTGGCGATGCAGAGAACGGCAAGGCGTATTACAACATGATCTGTGGTGCGTGCCATGGTCCGGGTGCGGTGGGTATTGAATCGTTGCATTCGCCACGTTTGGTGGGCTTGCAGGATTGGTACATCCAGCGGCAGCTGAACAACTTCCGCGACAGCATAAGAGGCAACGAACCGGGAGACACGTACGGAGCACAGATGCTGCAGATTGCAGCCGATATTCCAGACGATCAGACGGTGAGCGACCTCATCGCATACATCAATTCGCTGAGTGCCGAATGA
- a CDS encoding type II toxin-antitoxin system RelE/ParE family toxin, translated as MAERKKEPTIAWTETAENQFFEVLDYWTERNNSTSYAEKLSSAVWNRTAFLAKNPLSSVKADFPNTRKAAMGHFSILYRIVEDGILITSFWDNRQDPKKLHRLLKHKRNSGK; from the coding sequence ATGGCTGAACGAAAAAAGGAGCCGACAATAGCATGGACCGAAACAGCCGAAAATCAGTTTTTTGAGGTGCTGGATTACTGGACGGAAAGAAATAATTCTACTTCCTATGCGGAAAAGCTATCCAGTGCAGTTTGGAACAGAACGGCTTTCTTGGCCAAGAACCCGTTGAGTTCTGTGAAAGCAGATTTTCCGAATACTCGAAAAGCCGCGATGGGTCATTTTTCCATTCTGTATCGGATTGTTGAGGATGGAATTCTGATCACCTCTTTTTGGGATAACCGACAGGATCCGAAAAAGCTCCACAGACTATTGAAGCACAAACGAAATTCAGGGAAATGA